A section of the Eublepharis macularius isolate TG4126 chromosome 1, MPM_Emac_v1.0, whole genome shotgun sequence genome encodes:
- the TAGAP gene encoding T-cell activation Rho GTPase-activating protein isoform X2 codes for MKVLGSCNAVDIKKCQLLVPCDDEDGMCHLIDSNKKRKKVISWPFVLRRNITGSEALGHLEADLKPSLFHQPLPMVCSEEDILPKPIMDILTILYLKGPSTEGIFRKAANEKARKELKEELNSGGKVVLKNEPVHLLAVIFKDFLRNIPQKLLLSELYDEWMIALEKINHHERTEAMKQVAGKLPQPNLVLLKHLLCVLHHISKNSAVNKMDSSNLAICVGPSILTPDHKQQLSLEAQKDLTDKVKTLVKFLIDNCSDVFGEENSLLFSISDDDSMDKPEILSPSWQNDSAYDSIDFEGDCSSSDLQDKHVREVTTRRLSTVELQSHHPQRGTASVSALTPFKKSIGQLDRRYSEPDMFSSQVCHEGSMRSQKLTKSEENFVQQKELSLKSQQHLTSLHRNKKPPNLSIKSHLHSELSTNSLPRTSSNSSLDSSSPLSDSSVFTSSPLTSPSISKKNVFTQPQPFSTKTSVGSDTSNQELRKSHSKSFSVATRKKELTKTESCSIVGFQRDSFKKDSKRERPLSCRIVPGAYANSHNPMPVGCQLRPRLFSADEVFRFVDQKNPGKPPSYKEAIKNCSAAKLPSYNTLTVQNMSSARLHLDSQPQCPRPNREVPNKVYKDIFNDKLSVISNPKDKMQTMDVVIGIHSRANLPLTPQVYRLRTMSGSYQKNKQEYLPQQCSQPTFDGIQCAKESYV; via the exons ATGAAGGTGCTAGGAAGCTGCAATGCA GTTGACATCAAGAAATGTCAGTTGCTGGTTCCATGTGATGATGAAGATGGGATGTGTCATCTGATAG ATAGtaataagaaaagaaagaaagtaatATCTTGGCCATTTGTACTGAGACGAAACATCACTGGGTCGGAAGCCTTGGGTCACCTGGAAGCTGACCTGAAGCCTTCTCTGTTTCATCAGCCATTGCCAATGGTCTGCAGTGAGGAGGACATACTCCCCAAACCAATAATG GATATCCTTACAATTCTCTACCTGAAAGGTCCTTCTACAGAAGGAATATTCCGAAAAGCTGCCAATGAGAAAGCACGCAAAGAGCTGAAAGAAGAGTTAAATTCTGGAGGGAAAGTTGTCTTAAAAAATGAACCTGTCCATCTGCTAGCCGTGATTTTTAAG GATTTCCTCCGAAACATCCCCCAGAAACTCTTATTATCTGAACTTTATGATGAGTGGATGATAGCACTTGAGAAAATAAACCATCACGAAAGAACCGAAGCAATGAAACA GGTTGCAGGCAaactccctcagcctaaccttgtATTGCTCAAGCATCTGCTCTGTGTGCTACACCACATCAGCAAGAACTCAGCAGTCAACAAAATGGATTCCAGCAATCTTGCAATCTGTGTTGGGCCCAGCATACTGACTCCAGATCACAAACAGCAACTGTCACTTGAAGCACAGAAAGACCTGACTGATAAG GTGAAGACACTGGTGAAATTCCTTATTGATAACTGCTCTGATGTATTTGGAGAAGAAAACTCTTTGCTATTCAGTATTTCTGATGATGATTCCATGGACAAGCCAG AAATACTGTCTCCCAGCTGGCAAAATGATTCAGCATATGACAGCATAGACTTTGAAGGTGATTGCAGTTCTAGTGATCTCCAGGATAAACATGTACGAGAAGTCACAACCAGGAGGCTGAGCACTGTAGAGCTACAGTCCCATCATCCACAAAGGGGGACTGCTTCTGTCTCTGCCCtgactccttttaaaaaatccataggtCAACTGGATAGGAGATACTCCGAGCCAGACATGTTTTCTTCTCAGGTCTGCCATGAAGGCAGTATGAGAAGCCAGAAGCTGACCAAAAGTGAAGAGAACTTTGTTCAGCAAAAAGAACTGAGTCTGAAGAGTCAACAACATCTGACAAGCCTTCATAGGAATAAAAAGCCACCAAACCTAAGTATAAAAAGTCATTTGCATTCAGAACTGTCAACCAATTCCTTGCCCAGAACATCCTCCAACAGTTCACTAGATAGTTCCTCACCACTTTCTGATTCTTCTGTCTTCACCAGCTCACCACTAACGTCACCTTCCATCTCcaagaaaaatgtttttacaCAGCCTCAGCCTTTCTCCACTAAAACTTCTGTTGGAAGTGACACATCCAACCAAGAACTCAGAAAAAGTCATTCAAAGTCATTTTCTGTGGCAACTCGCAAGAAGGAACTAACTAAAACTGAAAGTTGCAGTATAGTTGGTTTCCAAAGAGACAGTTTCAAAAAGGACTCCAAGAGAGAGAGGCCGCTTTCCTGTCGAATAGTTCCAGGAGCATATGCCAACAGCCACAACCCAATGCCTGTGGGATGCCAACTGAGGCCTCGTCTCTTTTCAGCAGATGAGGTGTTTCGATTTGTTGATCAGAAGAATCCTGGAAAGCCACCATCCTACAAAGAGGCTATCAAAAACTGCTCAGCTGCTAAACTGCCCTCATATAATACCTTAACTGTTCAAAATATGAGCTCAGCCAGATTGCATTTAGACTCTCAGCCTCAATGTCCTAGGCCGAACAGAGAGGTTCCAAACAAAGTATATAAGGACATCTTTAATGACAAGCTTTCTGTTATCAGTAATCCTAAGGACAAAATGCAAACCATGGATGTTGTTATTGGAATACATTCCAGAGCTAATTTGCCACTTACCCCGCAAGTCTACCGCTTGCGAACCATGTCTGGGTCTTATCAGAAGAATAAACAAGAATATTTACCACAGCAGTGTAGTCAACCGACCTTTGATGGTATACAATGTGCTAAGGAATCCTATGTTTAA
- the TAGAP gene encoding T-cell activation Rho GTPase-activating protein isoform X1, translating into MKVLGSCNAPKSLNASDMETLTACQSEVDIKKCQLLVPCDDEDGMCHLIDSNKKRKKVISWPFVLRRNITGSEALGHLEADLKPSLFHQPLPMVCSEEDILPKPIMDILTILYLKGPSTEGIFRKAANEKARKELKEELNSGGKVVLKNEPVHLLAVIFKDFLRNIPQKLLLSELYDEWMIALEKINHHERTEAMKQVAGKLPQPNLVLLKHLLCVLHHISKNSAVNKMDSSNLAICVGPSILTPDHKQQLSLEAQKDLTDKVKTLVKFLIDNCSDVFGEENSLLFSISDDDSMDKPEILSPSWQNDSAYDSIDFEGDCSSSDLQDKHVREVTTRRLSTVELQSHHPQRGTASVSALTPFKKSIGQLDRRYSEPDMFSSQVCHEGSMRSQKLTKSEENFVQQKELSLKSQQHLTSLHRNKKPPNLSIKSHLHSELSTNSLPRTSSNSSLDSSSPLSDSSVFTSSPLTSPSISKKNVFTQPQPFSTKTSVGSDTSNQELRKSHSKSFSVATRKKELTKTESCSIVGFQRDSFKKDSKRERPLSCRIVPGAYANSHNPMPVGCQLRPRLFSADEVFRFVDQKNPGKPPSYKEAIKNCSAAKLPSYNTLTVQNMSSARLHLDSQPQCPRPNREVPNKVYKDIFNDKLSVISNPKDKMQTMDVVIGIHSRANLPLTPQVYRLRTMSGSYQKNKQEYLPQQCSQPTFDGIQCAKESYV; encoded by the exons ATGAAGGTGCTAGGAAGCTGCAATGCA cCAAAATCCTTAAATGCAAGTGATATGGAGACGTTGACTGCATGCCAGTCAGAG GTTGACATCAAGAAATGTCAGTTGCTGGTTCCATGTGATGATGAAGATGGGATGTGTCATCTGATAG ATAGtaataagaaaagaaagaaagtaatATCTTGGCCATTTGTACTGAGACGAAACATCACTGGGTCGGAAGCCTTGGGTCACCTGGAAGCTGACCTGAAGCCTTCTCTGTTTCATCAGCCATTGCCAATGGTCTGCAGTGAGGAGGACATACTCCCCAAACCAATAATG GATATCCTTACAATTCTCTACCTGAAAGGTCCTTCTACAGAAGGAATATTCCGAAAAGCTGCCAATGAGAAAGCACGCAAAGAGCTGAAAGAAGAGTTAAATTCTGGAGGGAAAGTTGTCTTAAAAAATGAACCTGTCCATCTGCTAGCCGTGATTTTTAAG GATTTCCTCCGAAACATCCCCCAGAAACTCTTATTATCTGAACTTTATGATGAGTGGATGATAGCACTTGAGAAAATAAACCATCACGAAAGAACCGAAGCAATGAAACA GGTTGCAGGCAaactccctcagcctaaccttgtATTGCTCAAGCATCTGCTCTGTGTGCTACACCACATCAGCAAGAACTCAGCAGTCAACAAAATGGATTCCAGCAATCTTGCAATCTGTGTTGGGCCCAGCATACTGACTCCAGATCACAAACAGCAACTGTCACTTGAAGCACAGAAAGACCTGACTGATAAG GTGAAGACACTGGTGAAATTCCTTATTGATAACTGCTCTGATGTATTTGGAGAAGAAAACTCTTTGCTATTCAGTATTTCTGATGATGATTCCATGGACAAGCCAG AAATACTGTCTCCCAGCTGGCAAAATGATTCAGCATATGACAGCATAGACTTTGAAGGTGATTGCAGTTCTAGTGATCTCCAGGATAAACATGTACGAGAAGTCACAACCAGGAGGCTGAGCACTGTAGAGCTACAGTCCCATCATCCACAAAGGGGGACTGCTTCTGTCTCTGCCCtgactccttttaaaaaatccataggtCAACTGGATAGGAGATACTCCGAGCCAGACATGTTTTCTTCTCAGGTCTGCCATGAAGGCAGTATGAGAAGCCAGAAGCTGACCAAAAGTGAAGAGAACTTTGTTCAGCAAAAAGAACTGAGTCTGAAGAGTCAACAACATCTGACAAGCCTTCATAGGAATAAAAAGCCACCAAACCTAAGTATAAAAAGTCATTTGCATTCAGAACTGTCAACCAATTCCTTGCCCAGAACATCCTCCAACAGTTCACTAGATAGTTCCTCACCACTTTCTGATTCTTCTGTCTTCACCAGCTCACCACTAACGTCACCTTCCATCTCcaagaaaaatgtttttacaCAGCCTCAGCCTTTCTCCACTAAAACTTCTGTTGGAAGTGACACATCCAACCAAGAACTCAGAAAAAGTCATTCAAAGTCATTTTCTGTGGCAACTCGCAAGAAGGAACTAACTAAAACTGAAAGTTGCAGTATAGTTGGTTTCCAAAGAGACAGTTTCAAAAAGGACTCCAAGAGAGAGAGGCCGCTTTCCTGTCGAATAGTTCCAGGAGCATATGCCAACAGCCACAACCCAATGCCTGTGGGATGCCAACTGAGGCCTCGTCTCTTTTCAGCAGATGAGGTGTTTCGATTTGTTGATCAGAAGAATCCTGGAAAGCCACCATCCTACAAAGAGGCTATCAAAAACTGCTCAGCTGCTAAACTGCCCTCATATAATACCTTAACTGTTCAAAATATGAGCTCAGCCAGATTGCATTTAGACTCTCAGCCTCAATGTCCTAGGCCGAACAGAGAGGTTCCAAACAAAGTATATAAGGACATCTTTAATGACAAGCTTTCTGTTATCAGTAATCCTAAGGACAAAATGCAAACCATGGATGTTGTTATTGGAATACATTCCAGAGCTAATTTGCCACTTACCCCGCAAGTCTACCGCTTGCGAACCATGTCTGGGTCTTATCAGAAGAATAAACAAGAATATTTACCACAGCAGTGTAGTCAACCGACCTTTGATGGTATACAATGTGCTAAGGAATCCTATGTTTAA